In Deltaproteobacteria bacterium, the genomic window GTCTGTTCGTTTTCGGTAAACGGAAAGTCTTCTTCTTGGGCGATATTTTTCTCCGGATTTCTTAAAAGCTTTTTCATCCCGTTAATCGAATTCCGGATGTAGTGCTTGGCAAAGTCCATCTTCGCCTCAATCATCCTCCGGGCGGTCTGTTTACCGGTATTGACATTGCTTTCAATCGTCTCAATCTTTTCCGTCGGTATCTTGAAAAAGTCGCGGGAGAAGAGACCATAACAATCCAGTTGGATCTCATTATCAACGTCTTCCGAGCTTCCGGTTTTCCAGTCGACAATTTTCAGCCCTTCTTCATTCATGTAGGCAAAGTCTATTTTCACGTAAACCAGTGTCCCCTCAAAATGGAAGTTCTGCATTGTTTCAATGAGTTTCCAATTCTCTAATGGGACCGGTTTGACCCGCTCGGGGAAGATGATGTTGGTAAAAGTCGTAAAGCACCGCTTGGCCGTCTCATGAACAGCAACCCACTTTTCATCCGGGATGTTTTTTTCATACTCATGTTCATAGAGCCCCAATAACTTTCCCGGCCTCTCACGATATTTTTTGTCGCGAGATTCCTTAAATTCACGGCGCATCCTCTGTGTTAATTGAGTCAGAAAATTCTCCGCGGGCAGCTCTTTTGTTTGTTGATAATGCTTCAAGGTATTCTCAATCGTGTGGTGAACCACCTCGCCCAACCACATATGGCGGCTTTTGAGGTTTTTAAGAATGTAGAGCTCACGACTTTTTGGGTTCGCAGAGGCATCCCACCCTCCCCAGGAGCCATAATGATGATAGTAATACTGCCTCGGACATTCCCGGAATTTCTCATCCCGCGACTTGGACCAGGAAAATTGGTTTTGCAGGATTCCCATCTAAAAAGTCATACAAACTTTAAGTTGTCTAGGCAACCCCGGTTTGATATCGACCTGTTAATGGATTTTCTGATCCTCCTCGCCACATTGATCTGGCTCCCGCTCGTTCCCCTTCGCCTCTTTTTGCACAGCGGGATCGGCTTCTGGAAAGACAAAGGAGGGAAATCGTATCTCTTCTTTCTGGTTTACTGGGTCCTCTTCGGTCTGTTGCTGCTGATCTTTGCCCCAAAATTCGTCGCGTGGAAGTTTGCCCCTTTTCACGGGAGTTTTGAGACGGGCCTGCTCCTGGTCGTCTCGGCCCTCCTCTTTCATCTCTGGACAATCCGAACACTGGGTCTTAAAACATTCTCAACCCGTCCCGAAGTGACGCCGGAGAAGGTCAAGGCAACACTCGTGGCAACCGGCCCTTATCGCCTCGTCCGACATCCGTTTTATTTCATGGAGTGGTTCCTCCTCTTGGGGATCGCCCTCGTGACCTCCTCCTGGATGATGGTCAGCATCCTGGTTGCGAACATACTGACAATCCCCTGGGTCACCACCTTTGAAGAGAAAGAACTCACCCAAAGATTCGGTGAAAGTTATCGGGAATACCAGAGACAGGTTCCCAGACTGATCCCATTCATTTAATATGCCTTCGTATGATTTGACATCCGAACAGGAGCTCCTTCGAAAAACGGTCCGTGATTTTTCCGAGAGAGAGATCAAGCCGATTGCCCAAAAACTGGATGAGAAGGAGGAATTCTCTTATGAGCTCGTCTCCAAAATGGGGGGGCTTGGGCTCTTTGGGATGACCGTTTCCCCCGATTACGGCGGTCAGGGGCTGGATGCCTTGTCCTACATCATTGCGGTTGAGGAACTGGCAAGGGTCGACGGCTGTCAGGCGGCAACAGTTGCCGCCGAAAATGGACTGGGCATTGGACCTATCTACAATTTTGGGAGTGAGGCGCAGAAGAAAAAATATCTGCCGGATCTCTGTGCGGGAAGAAAACTGTGGGGATTCGGCCTGACAGAACCAAACGCGGGCAGCGACGCTGCCAATTCTTCCACCCGTGGTGAGTTGAAAAGCGGACAGTGGATCATCAACGGCTCCAAGATTTTTATCACCAATGGGGCCTCCCGGGTTACCGCCGGTGCAACCGTTCAGTGTGTGACCGGCATTCAGAAAGATGGGAAGAAGGAGCTCTCCTGCATTATCGTGGAAACGGGAACGAACGGTTTCACCACCCAAGAGATGCATCACAAGATGACCTGGCGATCGACCAATACCGGCGAGCTCTACTTTGACAATGTAAAGGTGCCCGAGGGGAATCTTCTGGGCAAAAAGGGAGAAGGGTTCAAACAGATGTTGGCAACCCTCGATGGAGGACGTCTCGCCATCGCTGCCCTCGGCGTCGGTGGAGCCCAGGGGGCATTTGAGGCCGCCTTGCGCTACGCGAAGGAACGAAAGACCTTTGGAGAGACCTTGTCAAAGCATCAGTCAATCGCCTTCAAGCTGGCCGATATGGCAACCGAAATTGAACTGGCGCGAACCCTTCTTTACAAGGCCTGTTGGCTCAAGGATCAAGGCCGGCCCTTCAAAAAAGAGGCAGCCATGGCCAAACTGTATGCCTCGGAGATGATGGGACGTGTTGCCGATGCCGCCGTCCAGATCCATGGCGGTTACGGCCTCATGGAAGAATACCCCGTCGCCAAGTTTTACCGGGACCAGAGACTTCTCGAGATCGGTGAAGGAACCTCAGAAGTACAGCGGATCGTCATATCCCGGGAATTGGGTTGCTAAAACTGATGATCACCTTCCTGGTGACAAAACTGCTCTTTTTCCCCGTGAAGCCGATTGCCGTTCTCCCTTCCCAATCTGAAATCCCGTACGAAGAGGTCCGTTTTCGCAATGAGGAAGGACTGTTGCTCCATGGATGGTTCTTTCCCGGAAAGATACCACGACGCACTCTCCTTTTTTGTCATGGAAATGCGGGAAACATCGGGGACCGGCTTGAGAAGATCAAGTTCCTGTATCGGATCGGATGGAATATTTTTATTTTTGATTACCGAGGTTATGGTGGCAGTGAAGGTTCTCCGACGATTGAGGGGCTCCAAAGAGATACCGACGCCGCCTATCGTTGGCTTGTTTCAGGAAAAGAGACCACAAAAATTCCGCCGGAGCAAATCATCCTGTGGGGTGAATCCCTCGGAGGGGCATTAGCCACTGACCTCGCAGCGCGGGAAAATATCGGAGGTCTTATTCTGCAAAGTACCTTCACCTCCCTTCATGACATAGGAAAGAGACACTACCCCTTTGTCCCTTCCTCGCTCGTCCCCGACGTTTACCGTTCCATC contains:
- a CDS encoding PD-(D/E)XK nuclease family protein, with translation MGILQNQFSWSKSRDEKFRECPRQYYYHHYGSWGGWDASANPKSRELYILKNLKSRHMWLGEVVHHTIENTLKHYQQTKELPAENFLTQLTQRMRREFKESRDKKYRERPGKLLGLYEHEYEKNIPDEKWVAVHETAKRCFTTFTNIIFPERVKPVPLENWKLIETMQNFHFEGTLVYVKIDFAYMNEEGLKIVDWKTGSSEDVDNEIQLDCYGLFSRDFFKIPTEKIETIESNVNTGKQTARRMIEAKMDFAKHYIRNSINGMKKLLRNPEKNIAQEEDFPFTENEQTCHWCFFKKACPKWS
- a CDS encoding isoprenylcysteine carboxylmethyltransferase family protein, which translates into the protein MSRQPRFDIDLLMDFLILLATLIWLPLVPLRLFLHSGIGFWKDKGGKSYLFFLVYWVLFGLLLLIFAPKFVAWKFAPFHGSFETGLLLVVSALLFHLWTIRTLGLKTFSTRPEVTPEKVKATLVATGPYRLVRHPFYFMEWFLLLGIALVTSSWMMVSILVANILTIPWVTTFEEKELTQRFGESYREYQRQVPRLIPFI
- a CDS encoding acyl-CoA dehydrogenase family protein, whose amino-acid sequence is MPSYDLTSEQELLRKTVRDFSEREIKPIAQKLDEKEEFSYELVSKMGGLGLFGMTVSPDYGGQGLDALSYIIAVEELARVDGCQAATVAAENGLGIGPIYNFGSEAQKKKYLPDLCAGRKLWGFGLTEPNAGSDAANSSTRGELKSGQWIINGSKIFITNGASRVTAGATVQCVTGIQKDGKKELSCIIVETGTNGFTTQEMHHKMTWRSTNTGELYFDNVKVPEGNLLGKKGEGFKQMLATLDGGRLAIAALGVGGAQGAFEAALRYAKERKTFGETLSKHQSIAFKLADMATEIELARTLLYKACWLKDQGRPFKKEAAMAKLYASEMMGRVADAAVQIHGGYGLMEEYPVAKFYRDQRLLEIGEGTSEVQRIVISRELGC
- a CDS encoding alpha/beta hydrolase, with translation MITFLVTKLLFFPVKPIAVLPSQSEIPYEEVRFRNEEGLLLHGWFFPGKIPRRTLLFCHGNAGNIGDRLEKIKFLYRIGWNIFIFDYRGYGGSEGSPTIEGLQRDTDAAYRWLVSGKETTKIPPEQIILWGESLGGALATDLAARENIGGLILQSTFTSLHDIGKRHYPFVPSSLVPDVYRSIDTIRKIRTPLLVVHGTEDETVPFGMGRQLYESAPHPKRFYEIKGGHHNDCTAVGKGEYLRQIEEFLNEIGV